One Drosophila kikkawai strain 14028-0561.14 chromosome 3L, DkikHiC1v2, whole genome shotgun sequence genomic window carries:
- the Vps8 gene encoding vacuolar protein sorting-associated protein 8 homolog translates to MSGLKAPSLQSLLESERGSTDSLLAESLQLDFEDLDDAEFAIPPTDVLPTLESVLSEFEADSDVASELGMPVHHATPTPSIGDDATIRTDGRGGGGSIMRYTLLHGISAQLASAAERVNAGAASSCAVAAFIAVGTSHGHILNFDVTQTLRWAHQDKHGQGAVASMAFNADSTRLLAGFSRGLVTMLDTHTGDVLRELFDVITPNTGVLHVKWTSRSSLALCADAGGSVWSLSFTRKLGIRGCSSRCLFSGARGEVCAVEPLIMDANGRHELDQYCIVALATLSKYFIVTVRPRLRVIKYHALQGPPDCLPLLAWHLVLIQAADTTRSVDPVIVVGRGNQLFFHQLFVSNGRITLLYLRHVQLQGNLLSGHWLGPKCVASLDTSEVLHLVDVRSSKELECMDMANAGLVYGSAQFKGLATGGNVSPAFALAGSNACYNSVVSRGTQLYVLGARSLHIIGVRTWSERISYLVKHHRWQEACQLALDGYLASVDRPRKRSQAKERIITLFQEYIANSARAPDYCLGSIVNCLITVGELDLLWSQLWEKLHHSSSELFLQHISEHIERETIRSVNPLISQALVDYWLEHSPAKLEQIILKLDWMCLDLNQVLKAVKKHRLYRAQIYLNTQALKDYTAALTELLPLVTPEETDLGNCLLVYVSSCLAGRGYPSGEIPVEQVHQVKHDVLRCLTSQQSKETAGGDELPYPYLRALLKFDTRETLNVISLAFQEKEFSNELGLSHRKRIINLLLEIMTPENATWAEIGCLLNFIAQQISMQCLPRDKQLLERVLSHLAQEEIANESSRQHSERENAWHELLSSNCLAEISSDEEQLLLAEKARCYCVVEYLLEKLERYDTILDCYIRNEARHETMFAYMERFVDNPERCIYEQLKLHLRQLLAINDKETTRLLALHYPQKISELLDSLKTEESLLYVFLKCLNERRAKLEASQLELLLELHCKLETQDVVMEFLCCNIRLLMDNLDQAIAIVESHHLDRAVIYLYEMQESYTKAFELSMDLLKAATGEEAVEEARVLPALLARSVHVLPAAELERCWFVLLQYVLPKQEFQSISKSLLHEASHHIDLHNLVQLIMNTHNVSSSFGDIKDLLMGMLDSSRQQTEALRGSADIQCQGLHLEFRKHHQQARRGLWVTTTKCSVCRQRLYEQSQVLILGGCGHGLHEECLEDAETTLEECPRCFTAMQEQTLALPRPNKSLISISKSLEMGALQLKAPPRRFC, encoded by the exons ATGTCGGGGCTGAAGGCGCCGTCGCTGCAATCGCTGCTGGAGTCGGAGCGCGGCTCCACGGACAGCCTGCTGGCCGAATCCCTGCAGCTGGACTTTGAGGAT CTGGACGATGCCGAGTTTGCCATACCGCCCACCGATGTCCTGCCCACTTTGGAGTCGGTGCTCAGCGAATTCGAGGCCGACTCGGATGTGGCCTCCGAGCTGGGAATGCCGGTCCAccatgccacgcccacacccTCCATTGGCGACGATGCCACGATTAGGACAGATGGACGCGGCGGTGGTGGCTCCATCATGCGGTACACCCTGCTCCATGGCATCTCCGCCCAGCTGGCCTCCGCAGCGGAGCGTGTGAATGCGGGGGCGGCGAGTTCCTGCGCCGTGGCTGCCTTTATAGCCGTGGGCACCTCCCATGGCCACATCCTCAACTTTGATGTCACCCAAACGCTGCGCTGGGCCCACCAGGACAAGCACGGCCAGGGTGCGGTGGCCAGCATGGCCTTCAATGCGGATTCCACGCGGCTTTTGGCTGGTTTCTCGAGGGGATTGGTCACCATGCTGGACACGCACACGGGCGATGTCCTACGGGAGCTGTTTGATGTGATTACACCAAATACGGGCGTGCTGCATGTGAAGTGGACCTCGCGCTCCTCGCTGGCTCTCTGTGCCGATGCCGGTGGCTCTGTCTGGTCGCTGAGTTTCACCCGGAAGCTGGGCATTCGTGGCTGCAGCTCGCGTTGCCTGTTTTCCGGTGCCCGGGGAGAGGTCTGCGCCGTGGAGCCTCTGATAATGGATGCTAATGGGAGACATGAACTGGATCAGTACTGCATCGTGGCTTTGGCCACTCTGTCCAAGTACTTTATCGTCACGGTGAGACCCAGATTGAGGGTTATCAAGTACCATGCTTTGCAAGGACCACCGGATTGCCTGCCCCTGCTGGCCTGGCACTTGGTCTTGATCCAGGCGGCGGACACCACGCGCTCGGTGGATCCTGTAATCGTGGTCGGCCGAGGTAACCAGCTGTTCTTCCATCAACTTTTCGTCTCGAATGGAAGGATCACTTTGCTGTATTTGCGACATGTCCAGCTGCAGGGCAACCTTTTGTCTGGCCACTGGCTGGGTCCCAAGTGCGTGGCCTCGCTGGACACCTCGGAGGTACTGCATCTAGTGGACGTGCGATCGAGCAAGGAGCTGGAGTGCATGGATATGGCCAATGCTGGGTTGGTTTATGGCTCGGCGCAGTTTAAGGGTCTGGCCACTGGTGGCAATGTGTCGCCTGCCTTTGCCTTGGCCGGGTCCAATGCCTGCTACAACTCGGTGGTGTCCAGGGGCACTCAGCTGTATGTTTTGGGTGCCAGATCCTTGCATATCATAGGGGTGAGGACGTGGTCGGAGAGGATTAGTTATCTG GTCAAGCACCATCGCTGGCAGGAGGCTTGTCAGTTGGCCCTTGATGGCTACTTGGCCTCCGTGGATCGTCCTCGTAAGCGTTCTCAGGCCAAGGAGCGCATTATTACCCTGTTCCAGGAGTACATAGCCAACTCTGCTCGGGCTCCCGACTACTGTCTCGGTTCCATAGTCAACTGCCTCATCACCGTGGGCGAACTGGACCTTTTGTGGTCACAGCTCTGGGAGAAGCTGCATCACTCGAGCTCCGAGCTGTTCCTGCAGCACATTTCCGAGCACATTGAACGCGAGACCATAAGGAGCGTGAATCCCTTGATCTCCCAGGCCTTGGTGGACTATTGGCTGGAGCACTCGCCGGCCAAACTAGAGCAGATCATCCTCAAGCTGGACTGGATGTGTCTGGATTTAAATCAGGTTTTGAAGGCTGTAAAGAAGCATCGCTTGTACCGAGCCCAAATCTACCTCAATACCCAGGCTCTCAAGGATTATACGGCGGCGCTGACGGAGCTGCTGCCTCTGGTAACCCCCGAGGAGACGGATTTGGGCAATTGCCTGCTGGTCTATGTGTCCAGCTGCCTGGCGGGCAGGGGTTATCCCAGTGGAGAGATTCCCGTGGAGCAGGTTCACCAGGTTAAGCACGATGTTTTGAGATGTTTGACTTCCCAACAGTCCAAGGAGACAGCTGGAGGGGATGAGCTGCCTTATCCTTATCTGAGAGCTCTCCTGAAGTTTGATACAAGGGAAACGCTGAATGTGATTTCACTGGCCTTCCAGGAGAAGGAGTTTAGCAATGAGCTGGGCCTGTCGCATCGCAAGAGAATCATCAATTTGCTGCTGGAGATTATGACGCCCGAAAATGCCACG TGGGCGGAGATTGGCTGCCTGTTGAACTTTATAGCCCAGCAGATATCCATGCAGTGCCTGCCCCGAGATAAACAACTCCTAGAGCGCGTTCTCAGCCACCTGGCTCAGGAAGAGATTGCCAACGAGAGCAGCCGCCAGCATTCGGAACGTGAGAATGCCTGGCATGAGCTGCTCTCCTCCAATTGCCTGGCCGAGATCAGCAGCGATGAAGAGCAGCTTCTGCTAGCTGAGAAAGCCAGATGCTACTGCGTGGTGGAGTATCTCCTGGAGAAGCTAGAACGCTACGACACCATCCTGGATTGCTACATACGCAACGAGGCCCGTCACGAGACCATGTTTGCCTACATGGAACGTTTTGTGGACAACCCAGAGAGATGCATTTACGAGCAGCTGAAGCTTCATCTCAGGCAGCTCTTGGCCATCAATGACAAGGAGACCACACGGCTATTGGCCCTGCACTATCCCCAAAAGATTTCCGAACTCTTAGACAGCCTCAAGACGGAGGAGAGTCTACTGTATGTGTTCCTCAAGTGCCTCAACGAACGCCGAGCCAAGCTAGAAGCCAGCCAGCTGGAGCTACTGCTAGAACTGCATTGCAAGTTGGAGACACAGGATGTGGTCATGGAGTTCCTGTGCTGCAACATACGCTTGCTTATGGATAACCTGGATCAAGCGATTGCCATAGTTGAAAGCCATCACCTGGACAGAGCTGTGATCTATCTGTACGAGATGCAGGAGAGCTACACGAAAGCCTTTGAGTTGTCCATGGATCTACTCAAGGCGGCCACTGGTGAGGAAGCTGTGGAGGAGGCCAGGGTGTTGCCTGCTCTGCTGGCAAGATCTGTGCATGTTTTGCCCGCTGCCGAGCTAGAACGCTGCTGGTTTGTCCTTCTGCAATATGTCCTGCCCAAGCAGGAGTTCCAATCGATCAGCAAGTCCCTGCTGCACGAGGCCTCGCACCACATTGACCTGCACAACCTGGTCCAGCTGATCATGAACACCCACAATGTGTCCAGCAGCTTTGGCGACATCAAGGACCTGCTCATGGGCATGCTGGATAGTTCCAGGCAGCAAACGGAGGCCCTGAGAGGCAGTGCCGACATACAGTGCCAGGGTCTTCACCTGGAGTTTCGGAAGCATCATCAGCAGGCGCGGCGTGGCCTTTGGGTGACCACCACCAAGTGCTCGGTGTGTCGACAGCGGCTCTATGAGCAGAGTCAGGTGCTCATTCTAGGCGGCTGTGGGCATGGCCTGCACGAGGAGTGCCTGGAGGATGCGGAAACGACGCTTGAGGAGTGTCCACGCTGCTTTACGGCGATGCAGGAGCAAACTTTGGCCTTGCCGCGTCCAAACAAGAGCCTGATTAGCATTTCCAAGTCCTTGGAGATGGGTGCTTTGCAGCTGAAGGCTCCGCCCAGGCGATTCTGTTAG